CGCTTGCCGCCCGGCTACGAAACTTCATCACCAGCCAGGCGACGCTGATCTCCGTGGGCAGCGCGGGTGACCAGGAGCGCGCGGCGATCAGCAGCCAGATGAACGCGAACATGTATTCGGGCGGATCGGGCCCGGTGCAAGGCAATCTTCCGCTGTCATGACGTCGCGGGGCGGCTCATTCGCGTGAGCCACCCCGCGATACGAAGACCTTCCTCAGGCCTTCTTGCAATGCGACATGAAGGCCTTGCGCGCCTTGCCATGCACATTCTGGGCGTCAGCTTGCTTGGAACAGGCCAGCGACTTGGCCGTGCGGGGCGCCTGCCCATTCGCCGCAACGGCAGCGGGCTTGGTGGCAGGCACGGCCGCCTTTGGCGCAGGCTTCGCCGCAGGAGTGGGATGCGCGGCAGCCTTCATCCGGCTTAACATTGAAGGTTTGGCGGGCGCGGGGGAAGGCGCCTGCGACATGGCCGGACCCGACATGAGCCCGATGGCAACGGCCAGCAGTGTCAGCTTCGCTTTCATACTTCTTCCTCCCGATATGACGATCCGCGGCAGTTTAGCTCTCGATGTAAAAAAGGTATAGTCATCCTCGCCGCGCGCGTCGTTCGATGCCGTGTAAAAATGTGTTGGCCTCACCAGCCACGGTTCCAGCGGCACCATTCACGATCAGGCATCTTCGTAACGGCGCTGTTCGCAACGCGGCTCCTCATCGCGGCGCCATTGCCATTCGCAGCGCGCCTGCCAGTCACGCAAGACGGACTCCGCCAACAAAGCTGGCGTCCCGTGAAGGATCGTTGATCGGGAACGAGATCGCTTTCCCGCAACCCGT
The Novosphingobium terrae DNA segment above includes these coding regions:
- a CDS encoding PsiF family protein encodes the protein MVPLEPWLVRPTHFYTASNDARGEDDYTFFTSRAKLPRIVISGGRSMKAKLTLLAVAIGLMSGPAMSQAPSPAPAKPSMLSRMKAAAHPTPAAKPAPKAAVPATKPAAVAANGQAPRTAKSLACSKQADAQNVHGKARKAFMSHCKKA